The following coding sequences lie in one Kribbella sp. NBC_00709 genomic window:
- a CDS encoding DUF4037 domain-containing protein, with the protein MGSGLGICERFYENVVRPQVEVPHSAALMGRGSEVLGFDDEMSTDHNCEARVLLFVAEGVELRPTVPTTFEGRPTHVEVHTLRQYFADQLAFDIDADLTPQDWLTFPESILRQHTAGGVFHDDLGLEAIRDRLAYYPDDVWRYVMITAWWRVHPEMNLVGRAGYVGDELGSALIGARMVEDLMRLCFLIERQYAPYSKWLGTAFSRLSGGPALAPPLREVLRADTWQQREEALMTAYRGVAELHNRLAITTPIELGVEQMCGRPFKVVWGDFIGALTADIQDPEVRRLLERWPVGGIEQVRNMLWKAPDRRQLVGLLDS; encoded by the coding sequence ATGGGTTCGGGGCTGGGGATTTGCGAGCGGTTCTACGAGAACGTCGTTCGGCCGCAGGTGGAGGTGCCGCACAGTGCGGCGTTGATGGGTCGCGGCTCGGAGGTGCTGGGCTTCGACGACGAGATGTCGACCGATCACAACTGTGAAGCGCGCGTCCTGCTGTTCGTGGCGGAGGGAGTCGAACTACGGCCGACGGTGCCGACGACGTTCGAAGGCCGTCCGACGCATGTCGAGGTGCACACCCTCCGTCAGTACTTCGCCGACCAGCTGGCCTTCGACATCGACGCCGACCTCACCCCGCAGGACTGGCTGACATTTCCCGAGTCGATTCTCCGGCAGCACACGGCCGGCGGGGTCTTCCACGACGACCTCGGTCTCGAGGCGATCCGTGACCGGCTCGCGTACTACCCGGACGATGTGTGGCGCTATGTGATGATCACCGCCTGGTGGCGGGTCCACCCGGAGATGAACCTGGTGGGGCGGGCCGGCTACGTCGGGGACGAGCTCGGGTCGGCGTTGATCGGTGCGCGGATGGTCGAGGACCTGATGCGGTTGTGCTTCCTGATCGAGCGGCAGTACGCGCCGTACTCGAAGTGGTTGGGTACGGCGTTCAGCCGGCTGTCGGGCGGCCCGGCTCTGGCGCCGCCGCTGCGCGAGGTCCTGCGCGCAGACACCTGGCAGCAACGCGAAGAGGCACTGATGACGGCCTATCGTGGCGTCGCCGAGCTGCACAATCGCCTGGCCATCACCACGCCGATAGAGCTCGGCGTGGAACAGATGTGCGGCCGGCCGTTCAAAGTCGTCTGGGGTGACTTCATCGGCGCGCTGACCGCCGACATCCAGGATCCAGAGGTACGGCGACTCCTGGAGCGCTGGCCCGTCGGCGGCATCGAGCAGGTTCGCAACATGCTGTGGAAGGCGCCGGACCGTCGTCAGCTGGTCGGGCTGCTCGACTCCTGA
- a CDS encoding LysR family transcriptional regulator produces the protein MDIRQLRCLVEIVDSGTFTDAAIELGISQAAVSRNLLALERELGVRLLHRTSRSLTPTAAGVRVLARARHVLAELDELVSEATSGQTRLRVGHAWSAFGRHTTEFLRRWAAAYPGIELQLIRTNTASGGLAEGLCDLAVVRAHLELSRFAHVLLTQEPRYGVLPADDPLARKRAVTLDQLRDRTLVIDRRTGSTTVDLWPEDARPKIELTHDVDDWLAAISSGRCVGVTPQATTTQYRRDGVVYRPLRDAPPVDVHLIWHREDPHPATQAAVGLLTELYQESSSPTS, from the coding sequence ATGGATATCCGGCAGCTTCGGTGCCTGGTGGAGATCGTCGACTCCGGGACGTTCACGGACGCGGCGATCGAGCTCGGGATCTCCCAGGCCGCGGTCTCCCGCAATCTCCTCGCCCTGGAACGGGAACTGGGCGTCCGTCTGCTGCACCGCACCAGCCGATCGCTCACCCCGACCGCCGCCGGCGTCCGGGTGCTCGCGCGAGCGCGGCATGTCCTCGCGGAGCTCGACGAGCTGGTCAGCGAAGCGACCAGCGGCCAGACCCGGCTCCGCGTCGGGCACGCGTGGTCGGCGTTCGGCCGGCACACGACCGAGTTCCTGCGCAGATGGGCCGCAGCGTACCCCGGGATCGAGCTGCAGCTGATCCGTACCAACACGGCTTCCGGTGGCCTCGCGGAAGGGCTGTGCGACCTCGCGGTCGTGCGGGCGCACCTGGAACTGAGCCGGTTCGCCCACGTCCTGCTGACCCAGGAGCCGCGGTACGGCGTGCTGCCGGCCGATGACCCGCTGGCTCGCAAACGTGCGGTCACACTCGATCAGCTCCGGGATCGCACGCTCGTCATCGACCGTCGTACGGGCAGCACGACCGTCGACCTGTGGCCGGAGGACGCGCGGCCGAAGATCGAGCTCACCCACGACGTCGATGACTGGCTGGCCGCGATCTCATCCGGTCGCTGCGTCGGCGTCACCCCGCAGGCCACCACAACGCAGTACCGCCGGGACGGTGTCGTCTATCGGCCGCTGCGTGACGCGCCGCCGGTCGACGTACACCTGATCTGGCATCGCGAGGACCCGCACCCGGCGACCCAGGCGGCCGTCGGGCTGCTGACCGAGCTCTATCAGGAGTCGAGCAGCCCGACCAGCTGA
- the pyrF gene encoding orotidine-5'-phosphate decarboxylase, with protein sequence MSNETFGSEMRNKPFGTRLRAAMDARGPLCVGIDPHQHLLDSWGLPDTAEGLASFTYGVVDALADRVAVFKPQSAFFERFGSAGIAVLEQATIRLRDAGALVIIDAKRGDIGSTMGGYAAAYLAEKGPLACDALTVSPYLGFGSLQPAIDVARESGAGLFVLALTSNPEGPQFQTARTADGPTVAGAVLDGLRELNAGTDDLGSFGAVVGATISSTAENLDINGPLLAPGLGAQGGTAEGLTQVFGPAVRNVVPSSSREILGAGPDATALQDAAGRANDAYRTVLGY encoded by the coding sequence ATGAGCAACGAAACCTTCGGGAGCGAGATGCGCAACAAGCCTTTCGGGACGCGGCTGCGGGCCGCCATGGACGCCCGCGGACCACTCTGCGTCGGCATCGACCCACACCAGCACCTGCTGGACTCGTGGGGCCTGCCGGACACCGCCGAGGGCCTCGCCTCGTTCACGTACGGCGTCGTCGACGCGCTCGCCGACCGGGTCGCGGTGTTCAAGCCGCAGTCCGCGTTCTTCGAGCGGTTCGGGTCGGCGGGCATCGCCGTACTCGAGCAGGCGACGATCCGGCTGCGGGACGCCGGCGCACTGGTGATCATCGACGCGAAGCGCGGTGACATCGGGAGCACGATGGGCGGCTACGCGGCGGCGTACCTGGCGGAGAAGGGGCCGCTGGCGTGCGACGCGCTGACGGTCAGCCCCTACCTCGGGTTCGGCTCGCTGCAGCCGGCCATCGACGTGGCGCGCGAGTCCGGGGCCGGGCTGTTCGTGCTGGCCTTGACGTCGAACCCGGAAGGCCCGCAGTTCCAGACCGCCCGCACAGCCGACGGCCCGACCGTCGCCGGCGCAGTCCTCGACGGTCTGCGCGAACTGAACGCCGGCACCGACGACCTCGGCTCCTTCGGCGCTGTCGTTGGCGCGACCATCAGTTCGACCGCCGAGAACCTCGACATCAACGGCCCGCTCCTGGCCCCCGGCCTCGGTGCCCAGGGCGGCACGGCCGAGGGTCTGACCCAGGTGTTCGGCCCGGCGGTCCGCAACGTCGTACCGTCCAGCTCCCGCGAGATCCTCGGCGCGGGACCGGATGCGACCGCTCTCCAGGACGCAGCCGGACGGGCCAACGACGCGTACCGGACGGTTCTCGGCTACTGA
- a CDS encoding quinone-dependent dihydroorotate dehydrogenase codes for MYRQVVRPVLYRLGKGDAEIAHEQTLKGMRLLGRIPGSPALGARVFGPASPRTVFGIRFPSPVGLAAGMDKNGIALRAWPAIGFGFVEVGTVTAHPQPGNPRPRLFRLVEHEAVINRMGFNNLGSEALAARLAAYGDLGYPLGISIGKSKVTPLEDAVEDYVTSLRRLYRYGDYFAVNVSSPNTPGLRALQDAGHLRDLLTALRSEAAGLTAAGLTPKPILVKIAPDLTTSAIDELLQVCTEVGIAGIIATNTTITRPGVESHPLAAETGGLSGRPVGEIAAKTVAHIHNETGGALPVIGVGGIVEPSDATRLFDAGASLVQVYTGLIYRGPGLIRKINRSLP; via the coding sequence GTGTATAGGCAGGTAGTGCGACCTGTTCTGTATCGCTTGGGTAAGGGTGACGCAGAGATCGCCCATGAGCAGACACTCAAGGGGATGCGCCTGCTCGGGCGCATCCCGGGCAGTCCTGCTCTTGGGGCCCGGGTCTTCGGTCCGGCCTCACCACGGACGGTCTTCGGGATCCGGTTCCCGTCGCCGGTCGGGCTCGCGGCGGGCATGGACAAGAACGGGATCGCGCTGCGCGCGTGGCCGGCGATCGGGTTCGGCTTCGTCGAGGTCGGCACGGTCACTGCGCATCCGCAGCCCGGGAACCCTCGGCCGCGGTTGTTCCGGTTGGTCGAGCACGAGGCGGTCATCAACCGGATGGGCTTCAACAACCTCGGCAGCGAGGCGCTGGCGGCCCGGCTGGCGGCGTACGGCGACCTCGGCTACCCGCTCGGCATCTCGATCGGCAAGTCGAAGGTGACACCGCTGGAGGACGCGGTCGAGGACTACGTGACCTCACTGCGCCGCCTCTACCGGTACGGCGACTATTTCGCGGTCAACGTCTCGTCGCCGAACACGCCGGGACTGCGCGCGCTGCAGGACGCGGGCCACCTCCGCGACCTGCTCACCGCACTGCGGTCCGAGGCGGCCGGTCTGACCGCGGCCGGTCTGACGCCGAAACCGATCCTGGTGAAGATCGCGCCGGACCTCACCACGTCCGCGATCGACGAGCTGCTCCAGGTCTGCACCGAGGTCGGCATCGCCGGCATCATCGCCACCAACACGACCATCACCAGGCCCGGCGTCGAGTCCCACCCGCTGGCTGCCGAGACCGGCGGCCTGTCGGGCCGGCCGGTGGGAGAGATCGCGGCCAAGACCGTCGCCCATATCCACAACGAGACCGGGGGAGCGCTACCGGTGATCGGTGTCGGCGGGATCGTCGAGCCCTCCGACGCCACCCGCCTGTTCGACGCCGGCGCCAGTCTCGTCCAGGTGTACACCGGCCTGATCTACCGAGGCCCCGGACTGATCCGGAAGATCAACAGGAGCTTGCCATGA
- the carB gene encoding carbamoyl-phosphate synthase large subunit, whose translation MPRRTDIESVLVIGSGPIVIGQACEFDYSGTQACRVLREEGFRVVLVNSNPATIMTDPEFADATYVEPITPEFVEKVIEKERPNALLATLGGQTALNAAIALHENGVLEKYGVELIGASVDAIQRGENRESFKHIVEKLGAEVARSVICHTLDDVMGAAAELGYPLVVRPSFTMGGVGSGMAYDEADLRRIAGAGLHASPTTEVLIEESILGWKEYELEVMRDKADNVVIICSIENVDPMGVHTGDSVTVAPAMTLTDREYQVMRDLAIGIIREVGVDTGGCNIQFAVDPADGRLIVIEMNPRVSRSSALASKATGFPIAKIAAKVAIGYTLDEIPNDITKQTPASFEPTLDYVVVKVPRFAFEKFPAADATLTTHMKSVGEAMAIGRNYTEALQKALRSLEKPEARFSWAGSPATDLEPLLEAIKTPQDGRLRIIMDAIRAGVTPEQVFEATRIDPWFVDQMYLLHETALQVAAAPRLTPEVIKLAKRHGFSDLQLAEIRGLTEDVVRGVRQALGIRPVYKTVDTCAAEFKAETPYHYSSYDEETEVAPRETPAVLILGSGPNRIGQGIEFDYSCVHASMALREAGYCTVMVNCNPETVSTDYDTSDRLYFEPLTCEDVLEIVYAEMQAGPVAGVIVQLGGQTPLGLAQRLADAGVPIVGTSPEAIHLAEERGAFGKVLADAQLPAPKHGTARSADEAQAVAEEIGFPVLVRPSYVLGGRGMEIVYSAAELSAALDRLSAGSGSWEHPVLIDRFLDDAVEIDVDGLFDGDELFLGGVMEHIEEAGVHSGDSSCALPPITLGNADIEKLRASTEAIARGVGVRGLINIQYALAGDVLYVLEANPRASRTVPFVSKATATPLAKAAARVMLGATISELRTEGLLPAVGDGGTLPTSTPIAVKEAVMPFNRFRTIDGASVDTVLGPEMKSTGEVMGIDDTFGTAFAKSQAGASQPLPINGKVFVSVANRDKRHMIFPVKRLADLGFQIYATEGTADVLRRNGVDAVTVRKSSQGPGPNGEPTIVQMVQDGELNLIVNTPIGITQGGSPRLDGYEIRSAAVARNIPCITTVQGLAAAVQGIEAQRAGDIGVRSLQDWVPRIRGV comes from the coding sequence ATGCCAAGGCGTACAGACATCGAGTCGGTGCTGGTCATCGGCTCCGGACCGATCGTGATCGGTCAGGCCTGCGAGTTCGACTACTCCGGCACGCAGGCCTGCCGGGTGCTGCGCGAGGAGGGCTTCCGGGTCGTCCTGGTGAACTCCAACCCGGCCACGATCATGACCGACCCGGAGTTCGCCGACGCCACGTACGTCGAGCCGATCACCCCGGAGTTCGTCGAGAAGGTGATCGAGAAGGAGCGGCCGAACGCGCTGCTCGCGACGCTCGGCGGGCAGACCGCGCTGAACGCGGCGATCGCGCTGCACGAGAACGGCGTCCTCGAGAAGTACGGCGTGGAGTTGATCGGCGCGTCGGTCGACGCGATCCAGCGCGGCGAGAACCGGGAGTCGTTCAAGCACATCGTCGAGAAGCTCGGCGCGGAGGTCGCCCGGTCGGTCATCTGCCACACGCTGGACGACGTGATGGGCGCGGCCGCCGAGCTCGGGTACCCGCTCGTGGTGCGGCCGTCGTTCACCATGGGCGGCGTCGGCTCGGGCATGGCGTACGACGAGGCCGACCTGCGCCGGATCGCCGGCGCCGGGCTGCACGCCTCGCCGACGACCGAGGTCCTGATCGAGGAGTCGATCCTCGGCTGGAAGGAGTACGAGCTGGAGGTGATGCGCGACAAGGCCGACAACGTCGTGATCATCTGCTCGATCGAGAACGTCGACCCGATGGGCGTGCACACCGGCGACTCGGTCACGGTCGCGCCGGCGATGACGCTGACCGACCGCGAGTACCAGGTCATGCGGGACCTTGCCATCGGCATCATCCGCGAGGTCGGCGTCGACACCGGCGGCTGCAACATCCAGTTCGCGGTGGACCCGGCCGACGGCCGGCTGATCGTGATCGAGATGAACCCGCGGGTCTCCCGCTCGTCCGCACTCGCGTCGAAGGCGACCGGCTTCCCGATCGCGAAGATCGCGGCGAAGGTTGCCATCGGCTACACGTTGGACGAGATCCCGAACGACATCACCAAGCAGACCCCGGCCAGCTTCGAGCCGACGCTGGACTACGTGGTGGTGAAGGTGCCGCGGTTCGCGTTCGAGAAGTTCCCGGCCGCGGACGCGACGCTGACCACGCACATGAAGAGCGTCGGCGAGGCGATGGCGATCGGCCGCAACTACACCGAGGCGCTGCAGAAGGCGCTGCGCTCGCTGGAGAAGCCCGAAGCCCGGTTCTCCTGGGCAGGTTCGCCGGCGACCGACCTGGAGCCGTTGCTGGAGGCAATCAAGACGCCGCAGGACGGCCGGCTGCGGATCATCATGGACGCGATCCGGGCCGGTGTGACGCCGGAGCAGGTCTTCGAGGCGACGCGTATCGACCCGTGGTTCGTGGACCAGATGTACCTGCTCCACGAGACCGCGTTGCAGGTCGCGGCCGCGCCCCGGCTGACGCCCGAGGTGATCAAGCTGGCCAAGCGGCACGGGTTCTCCGATCTGCAGCTGGCCGAGATCCGCGGGCTGACCGAGGACGTCGTCCGCGGCGTGCGGCAGGCGCTCGGGATCCGGCCGGTCTACAAGACGGTCGACACCTGCGCGGCCGAGTTCAAGGCCGAGACGCCGTACCACTACTCGTCGTACGACGAGGAGACCGAGGTCGCGCCGCGGGAGACCCCGGCCGTGCTGATCCTCGGCTCGGGGCCGAACCGGATCGGGCAGGGGATCGAGTTCGACTACTCCTGCGTGCACGCGTCGATGGCGCTGCGCGAGGCCGGCTACTGCACGGTGATGGTGAACTGCAACCCGGAGACGGTCTCGACCGACTACGACACCTCCGACCGGCTGTACTTCGAGCCGCTCACCTGCGAGGACGTCCTCGAGATCGTGTACGCCGAGATGCAGGCCGGCCCGGTCGCGGGCGTGATCGTGCAGCTCGGCGGGCAGACGCCGCTCGGGTTGGCGCAGCGGCTCGCGGATGCCGGCGTACCGATCGTCGGGACGTCGCCGGAAGCCATTCACCTGGCCGAGGAGCGGGGCGCGTTCGGCAAGGTGCTCGCGGATGCACAGCTGCCGGCGCCGAAGCACGGTACGGCGCGGTCCGCGGACGAGGCGCAGGCGGTGGCCGAGGAGATCGGGTTCCCGGTGCTCGTGCGGCCGTCGTACGTGCTGGGTGGCCGCGGGATGGAGATCGTCTACAGCGCGGCCGAGCTGAGTGCGGCGCTGGACCGGCTCAGCGCCGGCTCGGGGTCGTGGGAGCACCCGGTGCTGATCGACCGGTTCCTGGACGACGCGGTCGAGATCGACGTGGACGGGCTGTTCGACGGCGACGAGTTGTTCCTCGGCGGCGTGATGGAGCACATCGAAGAGGCGGGGGTGCACTCCGGTGACTCGTCCTGCGCGCTGCCGCCGATCACGCTCGGCAACGCGGACATCGAGAAGCTCCGCGCCTCGACCGAGGCGATCGCGCGCGGCGTCGGCGTCCGCGGACTGATCAACATCCAGTACGCGCTGGCCGGCGATGTGCTCTACGTGCTGGAGGCGAACCCGCGGGCGTCGCGGACGGTGCCGTTCGTGTCGAAGGCGACCGCGACACCGCTGGCCAAGGCCGCCGCCAGGGTGATGCTCGGGGCAACCATCTCGGAGCTGCGGACCGAGGGTCTGCTGCCCGCCGTGGGCGATGGCGGCACGCTGCCGACCTCGACGCCGATCGCGGTGAAGGAAGCGGTGATGCCGTTCAACCGGTTCCGGACCATCGACGGCGCGTCGGTCGACACGGTGCTCGGGCCGGAGATGAAGTCCACCGGCGAGGTGATGGGCATCGACGACACCTTCGGTACGGCGTTCGCGAAGTCGCAGGCGGGGGCCTCGCAGCCGCTGCCGATCAACGGCAAGGTGTTCGTGTCGGTCGCGAACCGGGACAAGCGGCACATGATCTTCCCGGTCAAGCGGCTGGCGGATCTCGGCTTCCAGATCTACGCGACCGAAGGTACGGCGGACGTGCTGCGGCGCAACGGGGTCGATGCCGTCACCGTGCGCAAGAGCAGCCAGGGCCCCGGCCCGAACGGCGAGCCGACGATCGTCCAGATGGTCCAGGACGGCGAGCTGAACCTGATCGTCAACACACCGATCGGGATCACCCAGGGCGGTTCGCCCCGGCTCGACGGGTACGAGATCCGCAGCGCGGCGGTGGCGCGGAACATCCCGTGCATCACCACGGTGCAGGGGCTGGCGGCCGCCGTCCAGGGGATCGAGGCGCAGCGCGCCGGGGACATCGGCGTACGGTCCCTGCAGGACTGGGTGCCGAGGATCCGCGGTGTATAG
- a CDS encoding PH-like domain-containing protein: MKAFLGILGTLLVLAAAYFGMYRGWRNRQSRQSDLAPLPAAPDEGKPRGVEGVYVATTSAGDWMDRIAVHELGVRSIADLAVSEAGLIFHRQGAADVFIPVDQLTSVRTDRGIAGKVTAEKSGLVVVTWTHDGRELDTGFRPRRKADTAALTESIATLIGAEQR; the protein is encoded by the coding sequence GTGAAGGCCTTCCTGGGCATTCTGGGCACGCTGCTGGTGCTGGCAGCGGCCTACTTCGGCATGTACCGGGGCTGGCGGAACCGTCAGTCCCGGCAGTCCGACCTCGCGCCGCTGCCCGCGGCGCCTGATGAGGGCAAACCCCGCGGCGTCGAGGGCGTGTACGTCGCGACGACGAGCGCCGGCGACTGGATGGACCGGATCGCCGTGCACGAACTGGGCGTCCGCAGTATCGCGGACCTGGCCGTCAGTGAGGCCGGCCTGATCTTCCACCGGCAGGGCGCGGCGGACGTGTTCATCCCCGTGGACCAGCTGACCTCCGTCCGGACCGACCGTGGCATCGCCGGCAAGGTGACCGCGGAGAAGTCCGGCCTGGTCGTGGTCACCTGGACCCACGACGGCCGCGAGCTCGACACCGGGTTCCGCCCGCGTCGCAAGGCCGACACCGCCGCCCTGACCGAATCCATCGCAACACTGATCGGAGCCGAGCAAAGATGA
- a CDS encoding dihydroorotase, with the protein MSAYLITGAEIVGGEVADLLIDNGEIVAVGTNVPAPDGTTRIDAAGLVALPGLVDLHTHLREPGREDAETVLTGTRAAARGGFTAVFAMANTDPVADTAGVVEQVWRLGRDAGYADVYPIGAVTVGRKGTQLAELGAMADSAARVRVFSDDGDCVWDAALMRRALEYVKAFDGVIAQHAQEPRLTQGAQMNEGALSGVLGLTGWPSVAEEAIIARDILLNAHVGSKLHICHLSTKGSVEIVRAAKRRGLEVTAEVTPHHLLLTEDLAASYNPVYKVNPPLRTKEDVEAVREGLADGTIDIVATDHAPHPVEDKDCEWSAAAPGMIGLETALSVVQHAMIDTGLLTWSEVADRMSYRPAAIGQISEHGRPLEVGAPANVVLYDPRVERTVAPTESVSLSRNTPFEGMTLPGKVVATFLRGVPTVLDGELTR; encoded by the coding sequence GTGAGCGCGTACCTGATCACCGGAGCCGAGATCGTCGGCGGTGAGGTGGCGGACCTGCTGATCGACAACGGCGAGATCGTTGCCGTCGGCACCAACGTCCCGGCCCCGGACGGTACGACGAGGATCGATGCAGCCGGCCTGGTCGCGCTGCCCGGGCTGGTCGACCTGCACACGCACCTGCGCGAGCCCGGCCGGGAGGACGCCGAGACCGTGCTGACCGGCACCCGGGCGGCGGCCAGGGGCGGGTTCACCGCGGTGTTCGCGATGGCCAACACCGACCCGGTCGCGGACACCGCCGGCGTCGTCGAGCAGGTCTGGCGCCTCGGCCGCGACGCCGGGTACGCCGACGTGTACCCGATCGGCGCGGTCACCGTCGGCCGGAAGGGCACGCAGCTCGCGGAGCTCGGCGCGATGGCGGACTCGGCGGCCCGGGTCCGGGTGTTCTCCGACGACGGCGACTGCGTGTGGGACGCGGCGTTGATGCGGCGCGCACTCGAGTACGTGAAGGCGTTCGACGGTGTGATCGCCCAGCACGCGCAGGAGCCGCGGCTGACCCAGGGCGCGCAGATGAACGAGGGCGCGCTGTCCGGCGTGCTCGGACTGACCGGCTGGCCGAGTGTCGCCGAGGAGGCGATCATCGCCCGCGACATCCTGCTCAACGCGCACGTCGGGTCGAAGCTGCACATCTGCCACCTGTCCACCAAGGGCTCGGTGGAGATCGTCCGCGCCGCCAAGCGCCGCGGGCTCGAGGTCACCGCCGAGGTCACCCCGCACCACCTGCTGCTGACCGAGGACCTGGCCGCCTCCTACAACCCGGTGTACAAGGTGAACCCGCCGCTGCGCACCAAGGAGGATGTCGAGGCGGTCCGCGAGGGTCTGGCCGACGGCACGATCGACATCGTCGCCACCGACCACGCGCCGCACCCGGTGGAGGACAAGGACTGCGAGTGGAGTGCGGCCGCGCCCGGCATGATCGGGCTCGAGACCGCGCTCAGCGTCGTACAGCACGCGATGATCGACACCGGGCTGCTGACCTGGTCCGAGGTCGCCGACCGGATGAGCTACCGGCCGGCCGCGATCGGCCAGATCTCGGAGCACGGCCGTCCGCTCGAAGTGGGTGCGCCGGCGAACGTCGTCCTGTACGACCCCAGGGTCGAGCGGACCGTCGCACCGACCGAGTCGGTGTCGCTGTCGCGGAACACGCCGTTCGAGGGGATGACGCTGCCGGGCAAGGTGGTCGCGACGTTCCTGCGCGGTGTGCCGACCGTCCTGGACGGTGAGCTGACCCGGTGA
- the carA gene encoding glutamine-hydrolyzing carbamoyl-phosphate synthase small subunit — MSQPASHPALLVLEDGRSFAGTSYGATGETYGEAVFTTGMTGYQETLTDPSYHRQIVTQTAPHIGNTGVNDEDDESQRIWVAGYVVRDPARVPSNWRARRSLDDQLKSQGIVGISGIDTRALTRHLRERGAMRAGISTEILDPAALLAKVLEQPPMAGADLADEVTTAETYVVPAIGERRFTVVALDLGIKSMTPKRMAERGIEVHVLPATASLDDVLAVNPDGIFMSNGPGDPETTEHPTTLLKELLQRGKPYFGICFGNQVFGRALGLGTFKLKYGHRGINQPVLDRATGKVEITAQNHGFAVDAPLEGTVETPYGTAEVSHVSLNDNVVEGLKLTGKDGRVLAFSVQYHPEAAAGPHDSAYLFDRFMELMEGRA, encoded by the coding sequence ATGAGCCAGCCCGCATCACATCCGGCGCTGCTGGTCCTCGAGGACGGGCGGTCGTTCGCCGGCACGTCGTACGGGGCGACCGGCGAGACCTACGGCGAGGCGGTGTTCACCACCGGCATGACCGGCTACCAGGAGACGCTGACCGACCCGTCGTACCACCGCCAGATCGTCACCCAGACCGCGCCGCACATCGGCAACACCGGCGTCAACGACGAGGACGACGAGTCGCAGCGGATCTGGGTCGCCGGGTACGTCGTCCGCGACCCGGCCCGCGTGCCGTCCAACTGGCGCGCCCGCAGGTCCCTGGACGACCAGCTGAAGAGCCAGGGGATCGTCGGGATCTCCGGCATCGACACCCGCGCACTGACGCGGCACCTGCGCGAACGCGGCGCGATGCGGGCCGGGATCTCCACCGAGATCCTCGACCCGGCCGCGCTGCTGGCGAAGGTCCTGGAGCAGCCGCCGATGGCCGGTGCCGACCTTGCCGACGAGGTGACCACCGCCGAGACGTACGTCGTACCGGCGATCGGCGAACGCAGGTTCACCGTGGTCGCGCTCGACCTCGGGATCAAGTCGATGACGCCGAAGCGGATGGCCGAGCGCGGCATCGAGGTGCATGTGCTGCCGGCCACCGCGTCGCTGGACGACGTCCTCGCGGTGAACCCGGACGGCATCTTCATGAGCAACGGCCCGGGCGACCCGGAGACCACCGAGCACCCGACCACGCTGCTCAAGGAGCTGCTGCAGCGCGGCAAGCCGTACTTCGGGATCTGCTTCGGCAACCAGGTGTTCGGGCGGGCGCTCGGACTGGGAACGTTCAAGCTGAAGTACGGGCACCGCGGCATCAACCAGCCGGTGCTCGACCGAGCGACCGGGAAGGTCGAGATCACCGCGCAGAACCACGGGTTCGCGGTCGACGCGCCGCTCGAGGGGACGGTCGAGACGCCGTACGGCACGGCCGAGGTGTCGCATGTGTCCTTGAACGACAACGTGGTCGAGGGGCTGAAGCTCACCGGTAAGGACGGTCGGGTGCTGGCCTTCTCGGTGCAGTACCACCCGGAGGCGGCGGCGGGTCCACACGACTCTGCCTACCTGTTCGACCGGTTCATGGAACTGATGGAGGGGCGGGCCTGA